Within the Haloarcula sp. CBA1127 genome, the region ACGGGCGCGGAACGAACGAAGGCGACAGTCCTAGAGCGGGTTTCGAGCGTACTGGACGCCGACGCTCACGACGCGATGGAACTCGACGGCGGGGAAGTCGGGTCGGTCTACCGTGTGTCGTTTCACGACCGTCCTGATGTGGCGGTGAAAGTCGACAACTCGCCGCTCGGAATTGAGGCGGCAATGCTTCAGTATCTCGACCGTGACACGCCCCTCCCCGTTCCAGAGATCCTCCACGTCGAACCGGAACTGCTCGTCCTGTCGTTTATCGGCGGCGACGGCCGATTCGACGAGCGGGCTGAACGCGACCTCGCACGCCACGTCGCGGCTCTCCACGACATCTCGGCTGACGCGTTCGGCTTTCCGTTCGATACCCTCTCGGGCCCGTTCAGTCAGTCGAACCCGTGGACCGATTCGTGGATCGATTTCTTCCGCGAGCAACGGCTCCTCCCTTTTGCAACAGCCGCACGGAACGATGGAGTCCTGCCAGCCGTAGAGTTCGACCGAGTGCAGCGACTGGCGGAAACGCTCGATGCTCGCCTCGTCGAACCGGCCACGCCGTCGTTGTTGCACGGCGATATCCATCCCGGAAACACTGTAGTAGCTGACGGAACCATACGGGCCGTCCTTGACCCAGCGATTTATTTCGGCCACGCTGAAGTTGACTTGGCGTACGTCGACCGACTGGATTCGATTGGGGCCGCGTTCTACGACGAATACCGACAACACCGCGACATCTCTGCAGGGTACTTCAAAGAGCGACGCGACGTGTATGTCGCCTTTCACGCGCTGGAGAACGTCCGGTTTTTCGGCGAGGACGGACTCCCGAGGCTCGAACGTGCGTTAGACCGTCTCGGAATGTAAAAAAGACGCAACCGGTGGCCTCGCCGACTGTTCCGATGGCCGGCTCAGTCAGCCAGCGAGATGTTTTGCCGGAGGTCGTCTTCGATTGCCTCGAGCGTCCGGCCCTTGGTTTCGGGGACGTAGCGGTAGACAAACAGCAGTCCCGCGAGACTGCAGAGGCCGAACAGCCAGAACGTCGCAGAGGTTCCGACGCCGTCAGTCAGGACGGGGAACGTCAGCGACACGAGGAGATTTGCACCCCAGTTGGCGACGGTGACGACGCCCATCGCCGACCCGCGAACGGAAAGCGGGTATATTTCTGAGATCAGGAGCCAGAAGACCGGGCCGAGGCCGATCGCGAAAAAGGACACGAACAGCATCAGACTGATCGTGGCGATGATGCCGAGGCCGCCTTCAAGCCCGGGAAGGTAAAACACGGTGCCGAGGACGGCGAGGGTTGCAACCATTCCACCGACACCGACAAGCAGGAGTCGGCGTCGACCGACGCGGTCGACGAGCATGATCGCTACGACCGTCATCACGACGTTAATTGTCCCGATACCGACTGTCGCGAGGATCGAGGCCACATTTCCGAGGCCAGTGGACTCGAGAATTGTCGGGGCGTAATAGATGACCGCGTTGATACCGGTGATCTGCTGGAAGACGGCGAGTCCGAGTCCGACCACGAGCGCTGGGCGAAGCCACGGAGCTAGCAGGTCCCGAATGCCGGTTTCGGACTGTGTTTCGACGGTCTCTTGGATCTCGTCGAGTTCCTGCTCGACACCGTCGGACCGCGTTCGCTTGAGCACGGCTCTGGCCTCGTCTTTCCGCCCATGCTCGAAGAGCCAGCGTGGGCTCTCGGGCATTTTCAGAATACCAATAGCGAGCACGATGGCCGGGACCATCCCGGCACCGAGCATCCAGCGCCACGCGCCAGCGTCGGCGAACGCGTAGTTGACGAAATACGAGAGCAGGATTCCGGTGGTAACCATGAGCTGATTGAGCGAGGTGAGTCCGCCACGGATCTCTGGTGGTGCAATTTCGGAGATGTACAGCGGACCGACAATCGACGCGAAGCCGATAGCGACGCCGTCGATAAGCCGACCGGCGACGAGGACGGGGACGGTCGGCGCGACAGCCATCGTGAACGACCCGACGAAGAACACGATGGCCGCAATGAGGATGAGTCGACGGCGACCGAGGCGGTCGGCTAACTGGCCACCCACGGCCGCACCGGCCGCGGCCCCGGCCATCGCGCCACTGACGATGATCCCCTCGACAAGCGGCGACATGACGAACGAGTCCTGGATGAACAGGAACGCGCCCGAGATGATCCCGGTGTCGAACCCGAACAACAGTCCGTTCAGCGCGGCTAACGCGGAGACGACGTAGACGAACCGGTCGCCGTCACCGCGGAGGACGTTTTGAATGGTGGCTGTGGACATCTATGTAAAATTCACTCGAATCTGTGTAAAAGTCTTTCCAAGTCTTTTCGCACGACGTCGGAGCCACTGAGAGACACCTGTGGCAGGCTGTACCAGAAAACGGTGCCGCTATTCGTCTCTACCGTCGTTGATAATTGTCGCGAGGTGCTCCCGGTCGAATAGGTGCGCCTCTGTGAACTCCTCGGGGAAGTACCGCTTCGCGTACCGTTCGATCATGAATAGGTTATGGAGCGGGCCGGCGTAGATCGGGCCGCCGCGAAACACCCTGTCATTCTGGACGGCCCGCAACCGACTGCCCACTTCGTGGTCT harbors:
- a CDS encoding sugar porter family MFS transporter encodes the protein MSTATIQNVLRGDGDRFVYVVSALAALNGLLFGFDTGIISGAFLFIQDSFVMSPLVEGIIVSGAMAGAAAGAAVGGQLADRLGRRRLILIAAIVFFVGSFTMAVAPTVPVLVAGRLIDGVAIGFASIVGPLYISEIAPPEIRGGLTSLNQLMVTTGILLSYFVNYAFADAGAWRWMLGAGMVPAIVLAIGILKMPESPRWLFEHGRKDEARAVLKRTRSDGVEQELDEIQETVETQSETGIRDLLAPWLRPALVVGLGLAVFQQITGINAVIYYAPTILESTGLGNVASILATVGIGTINVVMTVVAIMLVDRVGRRRLLLVGVGGMVATLAVLGTVFYLPGLEGGLGIIATISLMLFVSFFAIGLGPVFWLLISEIYPLSVRGSAMGVVTVANWGANLLVSLTFPVLTDGVGTSATFWLFGLCSLAGLLFVYRYVPETKGRTLEAIEDDLRQNISLAD
- a CDS encoding fructosamine kinase family protein — protein: MDDGTGAERTKATVLERVSSVLDADAHDAMELDGGEVGSVYRVSFHDRPDVAVKVDNSPLGIEAAMLQYLDRDTPLPVPEILHVEPELLVLSFIGGDGRFDERAERDLARHVAALHDISADAFGFPFDTLSGPFSQSNPWTDSWIDFFREQRLLPFATAARNDGVLPAVEFDRVQRLAETLDARLVEPATPSLLHGDIHPGNTVVADGTIRAVLDPAIYFGHAEVDLAYVDRLDSIGAAFYDEYRQHRDISAGYFKERRDVYVAFHALENVRFFGEDGLPRLERALDRLGM